A single genomic interval of Nonomuraea rubra harbors:
- a CDS encoding PucR family transcriptional regulator, with protein sequence MVLTLAGCPMHELLDRQTAKLARRLVRCFAEQLPVYRRLPKEELDGDITAITEHNLRLISRAFREGRPPTRADLLPLRESAARRAQEGVPLEALLAAYHLGARLVCERLFARAGPDDLADVLEAGRIVLLYMEAATLAVCSAYLEERESLLSQEQHAMHATVAALLGGDRAALAGVRLPPRYLVLAVAAGRHPDEDGPGAPVAGRRKLHRLRTALQRFAAEPVLPALDTAGGLVLVPLQGEEPGLAELAEAAARSAGVPVWLAAECAPPQDVPAAARLVEEVLEVVRVFEQPPGGYRLADVLLEYQLTRSSQATALLAGLLDPLLDNPDLLRTLTAYLDTGLDRRRTAELLHVHPNTVDYRLRRVVVLTGLDPMDPAHLQRIGAALAARRLTPRQ encoded by the coding sequence GTGGTTCTCACGCTGGCCGGGTGCCCGATGCACGAGCTGCTCGACCGCCAGACCGCCAAGCTGGCCAGGCGGCTCGTACGGTGCTTCGCCGAGCAGCTCCCCGTCTACCGGCGGCTGCCGAAGGAGGAGCTCGACGGCGACATCACGGCCATCACCGAGCACAACCTGCGCCTGATCTCCCGCGCCTTCCGCGAGGGCCGCCCGCCCACCAGGGCGGACCTGCTGCCGTTGCGGGAGTCGGCGGCCCGCCGCGCCCAGGAGGGCGTGCCGCTCGAAGCGCTGCTCGCGGCCTACCACCTGGGGGCGCGGCTGGTGTGCGAGCGGCTGTTCGCGCGGGCCGGGCCGGACGACCTGGCCGACGTGCTGGAGGCCGGCCGGATCGTGCTGCTCTACATGGAGGCCGCCACGCTGGCCGTCTGCTCGGCGTACCTGGAGGAGCGCGAGAGCCTGCTCAGCCAGGAGCAGCACGCCATGCACGCCACCGTCGCCGCGCTGCTCGGCGGCGACCGCGCGGCCCTGGCGGGGGTGCGGCTGCCGCCGCGCTACCTGGTGCTGGCCGTCGCGGCGGGGCGGCATCCCGACGAGGACGGGCCGGGCGCGCCCGTGGCCGGGCGGCGCAAGCTGCACCGGCTCAGGACGGCGCTCCAGCGGTTCGCGGCCGAGCCGGTGCTGCCCGCGCTCGACACGGCCGGCGGGCTGGTGCTGGTGCCGCTCCAGGGGGAGGAACCCGGGCTCGCCGAGCTGGCGGAGGCGGCGGCCAGGTCGGCGGGCGTGCCCGTGTGGCTGGCCGCCGAGTGCGCGCCGCCGCAGGACGTGCCCGCGGCGGCGCGGCTGGTGGAGGAGGTGCTGGAGGTGGTGCGGGTCTTCGAGCAGCCGCCGGGCGGCTACCGCCTGGCCGACGTGCTGCTCGAATACCAGCTCACCCGGTCGAGCCAGGCCACGGCGCTGCTGGCGGGCCTGCTCGACCCGCTGCTCGACAACCCCGACCTGCTCAGGACGCTGACGGCGTACCTGGACACCGGCCTGGACCGGCGGCGCACCGCCGAGCTGCTGCACGTGCACCCGAACACCGTCGACTACCGCCTGCGCAGGGTCGTCGTCCTGACCGGGCTGGACCCGATGGACCCTGCCCACCTCCAGCGGATCGGGGCCGCGCTGGCGGCCCGCCGCCTCACACCACGCCAGTGA
- a CDS encoding SGNH/GDSL hydrolase family protein: protein MVRRTLLLLTAVWLALTLAPPAHAAQAEVYVALGDSAAAGPLVPNQIHLGCLRSDRNYPRLTAQAIGAARFRDVTCSGAQTEDLYQPQNTELGDVPPQLDALSQDTTLVTVQIGANDVGLTDFIEDCLNLLPPPIGDACNDDYNVGGQDKWRVDTDALRPRLTTMVSDIRARAPQARIFVVGYGTYARPDGCYPRVPIIRSDANYIRATLLYFNQMLAEQAAAAGVGFIDLQTPSVGHDPCASAGTRWIEPYVPASPAAPFHPNAAGMRGFATAVTAAVTGVV from the coding sequence ATGGTCCGACGCACGCTCCTCCTCCTCACCGCCGTCTGGCTCGCCCTCACCCTCGCCCCGCCCGCGCACGCCGCGCAGGCCGAGGTGTACGTGGCCCTGGGCGACTCGGCCGCCGCGGGACCGCTGGTGCCCAACCAGATCCACCTCGGCTGCCTGCGCTCCGACCGCAACTACCCGCGCCTGACGGCCCAGGCGATCGGCGCGGCCAGGTTCCGCGACGTGACCTGCTCGGGCGCCCAGACAGAGGACCTGTACCAGCCGCAGAACACCGAGCTCGGCGACGTGCCGCCCCAGCTCGACGCGCTCAGCCAGGACACCACGCTGGTCACGGTGCAGATCGGCGCCAACGACGTCGGCCTGACCGACTTCATCGAGGACTGCCTGAACCTGCTGCCCCCGCCGATCGGCGACGCCTGCAACGACGACTACAACGTGGGCGGCCAGGACAAGTGGCGGGTCGACACCGACGCGCTGCGCCCCCGCCTGACCACCATGGTCTCCGACATCCGCGCCCGCGCCCCGCAGGCCAGGATCTTCGTGGTGGGCTACGGCACGTACGCGCGGCCCGACGGCTGCTACCCGCGCGTCCCGATCATCAGGTCGGACGCGAACTACATCAGGGCCACGCTGCTGTACTTCAACCAGATGCTGGCCGAGCAGGCCGCCGCGGCCGGGGTGGGCTTCATCGACCTGCAGACGCCGAGCGTCGGCCACGACCCGTGCGCCTCGGCCGGCACGCGGTGGATCGAGCCGTACGTGCCCGCCTCGCCGGCCGCGCCGTTCCACCCGAACGCTGCGGGCATGCGCGGCTTCGCGACCGCGGTGACGGCCGCCGTCACTGGCGTGGTGTGA
- a CDS encoding alkaline phosphatase PhoX — protein MRRRTFLTAVPVSVAFSGAVWHEAVASVSAGESPYGPLGAPDANGMALPAGFTGRIVARSGRSVGGTLWHPAPDGGACFADGTGWIYVSNSEVPLIGGASAIRFRADGSIERAYRILSGTNLNCAGGATPWNTWLSCEEIFRGRVYETDPYGTRSAQPRPAMGRFKHEAAACDPDRRVVYLTEDESDGCFYRFTPTTWGDLSSGRLEVLCGDGTVWREVPDPSPAVLERQTRHQVPEARHFNGGEGCHYSAGVCYFTAKGDRKVWAYDTARQTVTAIYDGTGTLDGVDNVTGLKGDLYVAEDGGNMEINIITPDGVVAPIMRLDGQARSEITGPAFSPDGTRLYFSSQRGTSGESAGTGGITYEVTGPFRR, from the coding sequence ATGCGCCGCCGTACCTTCCTGACAGCCGTGCCCGTGTCGGTGGCGTTCTCGGGGGCGGTGTGGCACGAGGCCGTGGCGTCGGTGTCCGCCGGGGAGAGCCCGTACGGGCCGCTCGGCGCGCCCGACGCCAACGGCATGGCGTTACCCGCCGGCTTCACCGGCCGCATCGTGGCCAGGTCCGGCCGGAGCGTCGGCGGCACGCTCTGGCACCCCGCGCCCGACGGCGGCGCCTGCTTCGCCGACGGCACCGGCTGGATCTACGTGTCCAACTCCGAGGTGCCGCTGATCGGCGGCGCCTCGGCGATCAGGTTCAGGGCGGACGGGTCGATCGAGCGCGCGTACCGCATCCTCAGCGGCACGAACCTCAACTGCGCGGGCGGCGCCACCCCCTGGAACACCTGGCTGTCGTGCGAGGAGATCTTCCGCGGCCGGGTCTACGAGACCGACCCGTACGGCACCCGCTCCGCCCAGCCCCGCCCCGCCATGGGCCGCTTCAAGCACGAGGCCGCCGCCTGCGACCCCGACCGCCGGGTCGTCTACCTGACCGAGGACGAGAGCGACGGCTGCTTCTACCGGTTCACCCCCACGACCTGGGGTGATCTGTCCAGCGGGCGGCTGGAGGTGCTGTGCGGCGACGGCACGGTGTGGCGCGAGGTCCCCGACCCCTCGCCCGCCGTGCTGGAGCGCCAGACCAGGCACCAGGTGCCAGAGGCCAGGCACTTCAACGGCGGCGAGGGCTGCCACTACTCCGCCGGCGTCTGCTACTTCACCGCCAAGGGCGACCGCAAGGTGTGGGCGTACGACACCGCCCGCCAGACCGTCACCGCCATCTACGACGGCACCGGCACGCTCGACGGCGTGGACAACGTGACCGGGCTGAAAGGCGATCTCTACGTGGCCGAGGACGGCGGCAACATGGAGATCAACATCATCACGCCCGACGGCGTGGTGGCCCCGATCATGCGCCTCGACGGCCAGGCGCGGTCGGAGATCACCGGGCCCGCGTTCTCGCCCGACGGGACCCGGCTCTACTTCTCCTCGCAGCGCGGCACCAGCGGCGAGTCCGCGGGCACCGGAGGCATCACCTACGAGGTGACCGGCCCCTTCCGCCGCTGA
- a CDS encoding GNAT family N-acetyltransferase, translating into MAETFRTGQAEAFGPWPVIHRESGSAFALRPAVRLATAEDAQRVAELIATAFSGLRPMAYLVPDRRERHRIIAANFRIFVEHAVEHGEIHLIDDGPAVAVWFPYTSPLPAPHDYDRRLAEATGAWVERFRTLDELFERNHPAAPHHHLAFLAVHPDRQNEGLGTALLRYQHDRLGGLPAYLEASDPRNRDLYARHGYQARQPFALPDGALFWPMWRPGGDL; encoded by the coding sequence ATGGCAGAGACGTTCCGAACAGGGCAGGCAGAGGCGTTCGGGCCCTGGCCGGTGATCCACCGCGAGAGCGGGTCGGCGTTCGCGTTACGGCCCGCCGTCCGGCTGGCCACGGCCGAGGACGCGCAGCGGGTCGCCGAATTGATCGCGACCGCGTTCTCCGGGCTGCGGCCCATGGCGTACCTGGTGCCCGATCGCAGGGAGCGGCACCGGATCATCGCCGCCAACTTCCGGATCTTCGTCGAGCACGCCGTCGAGCACGGCGAGATCCACCTCATCGACGACGGCCCCGCGGTGGCGGTGTGGTTCCCGTACACCTCGCCGCTGCCCGCACCGCACGACTACGACCGCAGGCTGGCCGAGGCCACGGGCGCGTGGGTGGAGCGGTTCCGCACCCTGGACGAACTCTTCGAGCGGAACCATCCGGCGGCGCCGCACCACCACCTGGCGTTCCTGGCGGTGCACCCCGACCGGCAGAACGAGGGGCTCGGCACGGCCCTGCTGCGTTACCAGCACGACCGGCTGGGCGGGCTGCCCGCGTACCTGGAGGCCAGCGACCCGCGCAACCGCGACCTCTACGCGCGGCACGGCTACCAGGCGCGGCAGCCGTTCGCGCTGCCGGACGGCGCGCTGTTCTGGCCCATGTGGCGGCCGGGCGGCGATTTGTGA
- a CDS encoding APC family permease: MTRTTSPAPDALAADRLGAPTVVYFVLSAAAPLTVVAGVITTGYAVTGITGLPIAFLVVGAVLAVFAVGYVAMARHLANAGAFYTYVTRGLGRPAGIAAAWVALIAYNTLQVALYGAFGVASAPLLEAWLGVTPAWWVVSLVAWALVAALGVLRVDVNGRLLAVLLTAEVAVILLFDLADLVNPAVTGYSVETLSPAALFVPGVGALLVLATLGFVGFESSVVFSEESREPRRTVPIATYASVAIIALVYALSSWAMTVAVGPGEIVATARRDQADTIFVLAEAHLGPVVVAIARVLFATSVLAAMISFHNTTSRYFFALGRERVLPAVFGRTRARTGAPQAGSIAQSVLGLATILLYALLGLDPLVQLFFYGGAFGGLGVLLLIFVTSIAVIAFFARQPSGETLGRRVIAPVPAAIALAVMVWLALDNFWALLGVPEGDALAWVLPAVYGVAAVLGVVWAFVLRAGRPAVYAAVGTGAGAAAVPDGA, from the coding sequence ATGACGCGTACCACCTCCCCCGCCCCCGACGCGCTGGCCGCCGACCGGCTCGGCGCGCCCACGGTCGTCTACTTCGTCCTGTCGGCCGCCGCGCCGCTCACCGTGGTCGCCGGGGTGATCACCACCGGCTACGCCGTCACCGGGATCACCGGGCTGCCGATCGCCTTCCTGGTCGTGGGGGCCGTGCTCGCGGTCTTCGCGGTCGGGTACGTGGCGATGGCCCGGCACCTGGCCAACGCCGGCGCGTTCTACACCTACGTCACCCGGGGCCTCGGCCGTCCCGCGGGCATCGCGGCGGCCTGGGTGGCGCTCATCGCGTACAACACGCTGCAGGTGGCGCTCTACGGCGCGTTCGGCGTGGCGAGCGCGCCGCTGCTCGAAGCGTGGCTGGGCGTCACGCCCGCCTGGTGGGTCGTCTCGCTGGTCGCCTGGGCGCTGGTCGCGGCGCTCGGCGTGCTGCGCGTGGACGTCAACGGCCGCCTGCTGGCCGTGCTGCTGACCGCGGAGGTGGCGGTCATCCTGCTGTTCGACCTGGCCGACCTGGTCAACCCGGCGGTCACCGGCTACTCGGTGGAGACGCTGTCACCGGCCGCGCTGTTCGTGCCCGGCGTGGGGGCCCTGCTGGTGCTGGCGACGCTCGGGTTCGTCGGGTTCGAGTCGTCCGTGGTGTTCTCGGAGGAGAGCCGGGAGCCGCGGCGTACGGTGCCGATCGCCACGTACGCGTCCGTGGCGATCATCGCCCTGGTGTACGCGCTGTCGTCGTGGGCCATGACGGTCGCCGTCGGGCCCGGCGAGATCGTGGCCACCGCGCGGCGGGACCAGGCGGACACCATCTTCGTGCTGGCCGAGGCCCACCTGGGCCCGGTCGTGGTGGCCATCGCCAGGGTGCTCTTCGCCACCAGCGTGCTCGCCGCGATGATCTCCTTCCACAACACCACCTCCCGCTACTTCTTCGCGCTCGGCCGCGAGCGGGTGCTGCCCGCCGTCTTCGGCCGGACGCGGGCCCGCACCGGGGCGCCCCAGGCGGGCTCGATCGCGCAGAGCGTGCTCGGCCTGGCCACGATCCTGCTGTACGCGCTCCTCGGCCTCGACCCGCTCGTGCAGCTCTTCTTCTACGGCGGCGCGTTCGGCGGGCTCGGCGTGCTGCTGCTGATCTTCGTGACGTCCATCGCGGTCATCGCCTTCTTCGCCAGGCAGCCGAGCGGCGAGACGCTCGGCCGTCGGGTGATCGCGCCCGTGCCCGCCGCGATCGCGCTGGCCGTGATGGTGTGGCTCGCGCTGGACAACTTCTGGGCGCTGCTGGGCGTGCCGGAGGGCGACGCCCTGGCCTGGGTGCTGCCGGCCGTCTACGGGGTCGCCGCGGTGCTCGGGGTGGTGTGGGCCTTCGTGCTGCGTGCCGGGCGACCCGCCGTTTACGCTGCGGTGGGGACGGGCGCCGGAGCGGCCGCCGTCCCCGACGGCGCATGA
- a CDS encoding carbamoyltransferase C-terminal domain-containing protein, whose amino-acid sequence MADFPIVVGINRTQDGSLAVAVGESGMYSLQKERVSRREHHWGRLGDLPDRYLPAMPLLKEPVDLVVEGYSSDTEIEHAPAYQQEVRETLGLRDGAEIVLVSHHLSHLYGAFYPSPFEEAAGLVIDTRGSHVRDFTEEVPLPPGTGGDLVEVASFYRCARGRVECLAKQLWDGDWARPAGLGCFNALLARALWPEGEGDEGKVTALAPFGDPDALGLPDLDVRGHEVHLPPAWLEVFGRRDAFRYEPGGEEFRRAANLAAAGQRAFERALDRVAAWLHAETGLDALAFAGGAALNSSANGRLIRESPFREVFIPPAPHAAGTAVGCALYGLIACLGVDSRFRWTDDFLGPDPDESEIEAAVRALPAGLYAEQPPDLAGTLVTLLESGRVVGLHQGRSESGPRALGNRSILGDPRGPDMQDYLNFEVKGREWFHPTAPVVLAEHAAQIFELDRPAPFGHYAVAVRPEHRDGLPAITHVDGTATPQTVTRESAPFLHALLTRWHERTGTPVLVNASLSGPGEPPAETPEHAVDTLLGTGLHALAMPPYLIRKRVEPPLPGELA is encoded by the coding sequence ATGGCGGACTTTCCCATCGTTGTCGGTATAAATCGCACCCAGGATGGCTCTCTTGCCGTCGCGGTGGGCGAGTCGGGCATGTACAGCCTGCAGAAGGAGCGCGTCAGCCGGCGCGAGCACCACTGGGGGCGCCTCGGCGACCTGCCCGACCGCTACCTGCCCGCCATGCCGCTGCTGAAGGAGCCGGTGGACCTGGTCGTGGAGGGCTACTCGTCGGACACCGAGATCGAGCACGCGCCCGCGTACCAGCAGGAGGTGCGCGAGACGCTCGGCCTCAGGGACGGGGCCGAGATCGTGCTGGTCTCGCACCACCTCTCCCACCTCTACGGCGCCTTCTACCCCTCGCCGTTCGAGGAGGCGGCGGGGCTGGTGATCGACACGCGGGGCAGCCACGTCAGGGACTTCACCGAGGAGGTCCCGCTGCCGCCGGGCACCGGTGGCGACCTGGTGGAGGTGGCCTCGTTCTACCGGTGCGCGCGCGGGCGCGTGGAGTGCCTGGCCAAGCAGCTCTGGGACGGCGACTGGGCCAGGCCCGCCGGGCTCGGCTGCTTCAACGCGCTGCTGGCCAGGGCGCTGTGGCCGGAAGGCGAGGGCGATGAGGGCAAGGTGACGGCGCTGGCCCCGTTCGGCGACCCGGACGCGCTCGGCCTGCCCGATCTCGACGTGCGCGGCCACGAGGTGCACCTCCCGCCCGCCTGGCTGGAGGTGTTCGGCCGCCGCGACGCCTTCCGCTACGAGCCGGGCGGCGAGGAGTTCCGCCGCGCCGCGAACCTGGCCGCCGCCGGCCAGCGCGCCTTCGAGCGGGCGCTGGACCGGGTGGCCGCCTGGCTGCACGCCGAGACGGGCCTGGACGCGCTGGCCTTCGCCGGCGGCGCCGCGCTCAACAGCTCGGCCAACGGCCGGCTCATCCGCGAGTCGCCGTTCCGCGAGGTGTTCATCCCGCCCGCCCCGCACGCGGCCGGCACAGCCGTGGGCTGCGCCCTGTACGGGCTCATCGCCTGCCTCGGCGTGGACAGCCGCTTCCGCTGGACGGACGACTTCCTCGGCCCCGACCCCGACGAGAGCGAGATCGAGGCGGCCGTGCGCGCCCTGCCCGCCGGCCTGTACGCCGAGCAGCCGCCGGACCTGGCGGGCACGCTCGTCACGCTGCTGGAGAGCGGCCGCGTGGTCGGGCTGCACCAGGGCCGCAGCGAGTCAGGCCCGCGCGCGCTGGGCAACCGCAGCATCCTCGGCGACCCGCGAGGCCCCGACATGCAGGATTACCTCAACTTCGAGGTGAAGGGCCGCGAGTGGTTCCACCCGACGGCACCGGTGGTCCTGGCCGAGCACGCCGCGCAGATCTTCGAGCTGGACCGGCCGGCCCCGTTCGGGCACTACGCCGTCGCGGTCCGCCCCGAGCACCGCGACGGGCTGCCCGCGATCACGCACGTGGACGGCACGGCCACGCCGCAGACGGTCACCCGGGAGAGCGCCCCGTTCCTGCACGCCCTGCTCACCAGGTGGCACGAGCGGACGGGCACGCCCGTCCTGGTCAACGCCTCGCTGAGCGGGCCCGGCGAGCCGCCGGCGGAGACGCCGGAGCACGCCGTCGACACGCTGCTCGGGACCGGCCTGCACGCGCTGGCGATGCCGCCGTACCTGATCCGCAAGCGGGTGGAGCCGCCCCTGCCGGGAGAGCTCGCCTAA
- a CDS encoding N-acetylmuramoyl-L-alanine amidase yields MRAYRAGPVALAMLAALSAGCGGGTVPAAQEAALPASPAPTASPAGTARPLAGKTVVLDPGHNGGNASHPEEINRQVDIITGRKACNTTGTETNDGFPEHAFTWDVAGQMKPILERMGAKVVLTRPNDRGVGPCVTERAAIGNEARADAVLSIHGDGAAPDGHGFHVIMPGLLRGHNDDVVKPSARLGRAVRDAYREGTGMPYANYTAKNGLQTRTDLGGLNLSKRPAVFIECGNMRNERDAAKMSDAAFRKRMAAALADGIRRFLS; encoded by the coding sequence ATGCGTGCCTACCGAGCCGGACCCGTGGCACTGGCCATGCTCGCCGCGCTGTCCGCCGGCTGCGGCGGCGGCACCGTGCCCGCAGCCCAGGAGGCGGCGCTGCCCGCCTCCCCCGCCCCGACGGCGAGCCCGGCCGGGACCGCGCGCCCGCTCGCGGGCAAGACCGTCGTGCTCGACCCCGGGCACAACGGCGGCAACGCCTCGCACCCCGAGGAGATCAACCGCCAGGTCGACATCATCACCGGCCGCAAGGCGTGCAACACCACCGGCACCGAGACCAACGACGGCTTCCCCGAGCACGCCTTCACCTGGGACGTCGCCGGCCAGATGAAGCCGATCCTGGAACGCATGGGCGCCAAGGTGGTGCTCACCCGGCCCAACGACAGGGGCGTGGGCCCGTGCGTCACCGAGCGGGCCGCGATCGGCAACGAGGCCAGGGCGGACGCGGTGCTGTCCATCCACGGCGACGGGGCCGCGCCGGACGGGCACGGGTTCCACGTGATCATGCCGGGGCTGCTGCGCGGGCACAACGACGACGTGGTGAAGCCGTCGGCCAGGCTCGGCAGGGCCGTCCGCGACGCCTACCGCGAGGGCACCGGCATGCCGTACGCGAACTACACCGCGAAGAACGGCCTGCAGACCCGCACCGACCTGGGCGGGCTCAACCTGTCGAAGCGGCCGGCGGTGTTCATCGAGTGCGGCAACATGCGCAACGAGCGCGACGCCGCCAAGATGTCCGACGCCGCCTTCCGCAAGCGCATGGCCGCCGCGCTCGCCGACGGGATCAGGCGGTTCCTGAGCTAG
- a CDS encoding TetR/AcrR family transcriptional regulator encodes MAAEEDGRTARKRRQIMEAALPVFLRNGYVGTSMDEVASLASVSKQTVYKHFTDKEQLFTSIIMDTTGQVEGLAKMIISALEDSDDLEKDLGELARQFLARIMRPDILRLRRLVIAEADRFPDLGRTWYAQGFERSLKTMSTAFERLTERGLLRTDDPALAAEHFVGLLLWIPVNKVMFEGAGDHYTDAELERLAEAGVAAFLRAYASSGTA; translated from the coding sequence ATGGCAGCGGAAGAGGACGGCCGGACGGCACGCAAGCGCAGGCAGATCATGGAGGCGGCGCTCCCGGTGTTCCTGCGCAACGGCTACGTGGGCACCAGCATGGACGAGGTCGCCTCACTGGCCTCCGTGTCGAAGCAGACCGTCTACAAGCACTTCACCGACAAGGAACAGCTCTTCACCAGCATCATCATGGACACCACCGGCCAGGTGGAGGGGCTGGCCAAGATGATCATCTCGGCGCTGGAGGACAGCGACGACCTGGAGAAGGACCTCGGCGAGCTGGCCCGCCAGTTCCTCGCCCGCATCATGCGCCCCGACATCCTGCGGCTGCGCCGGCTGGTGATCGCCGAGGCCGACCGCTTCCCCGACCTCGGCCGCACCTGGTACGCCCAGGGCTTCGAGCGCTCGCTCAAGACCATGTCCACGGCGTTCGAGCGGCTCACCGAGCGCGGCCTGCTGCGTACGGACGACCCGGCCCTGGCCGCCGAGCACTTCGTCGGCCTGCTGCTGTGGATCCCGGTGAACAAGGTGATGTTCGAGGGCGCCGGCGACCACTACACGGACGCCGAGCTCGAACGCCTGGCGGAGGCGGGGGTGGCCGCGTTCCTGCGGGCCTACGCTAGCTCAGGAACCGCCTGA
- a CDS encoding serine hydrolase domain-containing protein, with the protein MSDLQKQVQEAADRLVESGAERGLQVAVYQDGVQIVDVVAGVADPETGRPVTAGTPFYNFSIGKGATSAVAHVLAERGLFGYDTPVAELWPEFARHGKERVTVRHVLSHTAGVPGVPLDTTPEDACDWGKMVAALEDAELWWEPGTKMGYHAYTFGYLVGEIVRRVTGKPISQVLREDVAGPLGVADELYFGMPEQEHARLARLEDAPMDMSAWGEMPEDLPMLKAGPMTLMPNAALGNRPDYLSADIPAGGKTSARAIARMYAALLGEVDGVRLITPERLREVTAVAASGADEVFGMPSAWGLGFNIGRPGSTPEQTPTVFGVGGAGGSTAWADTATGTTFALTKNRLTNDFAAAELISGIVTSR; encoded by the coding sequence ATGAGTGATCTTCAGAAGCAGGTGCAGGAAGCCGCCGACAGGCTCGTCGAGTCGGGCGCGGAACGCGGGCTCCAGGTCGCCGTCTACCAGGACGGCGTCCAGATCGTGGACGTGGTGGCGGGCGTCGCCGACCCGGAGACCGGCCGCCCCGTCACGGCCGGTACGCCCTTCTACAACTTCTCCATCGGCAAGGGCGCCACCTCGGCCGTGGCCCACGTGCTCGCCGAGCGCGGGCTGTTCGGCTACGACACGCCGGTCGCCGAGCTGTGGCCGGAGTTCGCCCGGCACGGCAAGGAACGCGTCACCGTACGGCACGTGCTCTCGCACACGGCGGGCGTGCCCGGCGTCCCGCTCGACACCACGCCCGAGGACGCCTGCGACTGGGGCAAGATGGTCGCCGCGCTGGAGGACGCGGAGCTGTGGTGGGAGCCGGGCACCAAGATGGGCTACCACGCCTACACGTTCGGATACCTCGTCGGCGAGATCGTCCGGCGGGTGACCGGCAAGCCCATCTCGCAGGTGCTGCGGGAGGACGTGGCGGGGCCGCTGGGGGTGGCCGACGAGCTGTACTTCGGGATGCCGGAGCAGGAGCACGCGCGGCTGGCCCGGCTGGAGGACGCGCCCATGGACATGTCCGCATGGGGCGAGATGCCGGAGGACCTGCCGATGCTCAAGGCCGGGCCGATGACGCTGATGCCGAACGCCGCGCTGGGCAACCGGCCCGACTACCTGTCGGCCGACATCCCCGCCGGCGGCAAGACCTCGGCCAGGGCCATCGCGCGGATGTACGCGGCGCTGCTCGGCGAGGTGGACGGCGTGCGGCTGATCACGCCGGAACGGCTGCGCGAGGTGACGGCCGTGGCGGCGAGCGGCGCCGACGAGGTCTTCGGCATGCCGTCGGCGTGGGGGCTCGGCTTCAACATCGGGCGGCCCGGCTCGACGCCGGAGCAGACCCCGACCGTGTTCGGCGTGGGGGGTGCGGGCGGCAGCACCGCCTGGGCCGACACGGCGACGGGCACCACGTTCGCGCTGACCAAGAACCGGCTCACCAACGACTTCGCGGCGGCCGAGCTGATCAGCGGGATCGTCACCTCCCGCTGA
- a CDS encoding SAM-dependent methyltransferase — MTELERVPPGVDPTVPSSARVYDYLLGGKDNLAVDRAVAEKLLAVAPDTRLVARANRHFQVEVVRHLAGQGVRQFIDLGTGIPTTPSIHETARQVNPACRVVYVDNDPVVRMHAQVLLADAPGVAGIQADLRHPAGILADPHITGLIDFDQPVCVLMVGVLHFVMDEEDPAGIVAAFRKRMTAGSHLVISHAMAESDPAALAQLRMATAGSPAQSTFRTREQVLRLFDGFELIGPGLVPVQDWSLGPEEAHIPLLDGPPRLRVDGGAGRLTA, encoded by the coding sequence GTGACCGAGCTAGAGCGTGTTCCGCCCGGCGTGGACCCGACGGTCCCGAGCTCGGCCCGGGTGTACGACTACCTGCTCGGCGGCAAGGACAACCTGGCCGTGGACCGGGCGGTGGCCGAAAAGCTGCTCGCCGTCGCCCCCGACACCCGCCTGGTGGCGCGGGCCAACCGCCACTTCCAGGTCGAGGTGGTCCGCCACCTGGCCGGGCAGGGGGTCAGGCAGTTCATCGACCTGGGCACCGGCATCCCGACCACACCCAGCATCCACGAGACGGCCCGCCAGGTGAACCCCGCCTGCCGGGTGGTCTACGTGGACAACGACCCCGTGGTGCGGATGCACGCCCAGGTGCTGCTGGCCGACGCCCCCGGCGTCGCCGGCATCCAGGCCGACCTGCGCCACCCCGCCGGCATCCTGGCCGACCCGCACATCACCGGGCTGATCGACTTCGACCAGCCGGTGTGCGTGCTGATGGTCGGCGTCCTGCACTTCGTGATGGACGAGGAGGACCCCGCGGGCATCGTGGCCGCCTTCAGGAAGCGCATGACGGCCGGCAGCCATCTGGTCATCTCGCACGCCATGGCCGAGAGCGACCCCGCGGCTCTCGCCCAGCTCCGGATGGCGACGGCCGGCTCGCCCGCGCAGTCCACGTTCCGTACGCGGGAGCAGGTGCTGCGGCTGTTCGACGGGTTCGAGCTGATCGGGCCCGGCCTCGTACCCGTCCAGGACTGGAGCCTCGGCCCGGAGGAGGCTCACATCCCCCTGCTGGACGGCCCGCCGCGCCTGCGCGTGGACGGCGGGGCCGGCAGGCTCACAGCCTGA